The proteins below are encoded in one region of Pseudoduganella armeniaca:
- a CDS encoding DEAD/DEAH box helicase — MSFETLGLNPSILKALLDAGYTAPTPVQEQAVPAAIAGKDLLVSSQTGSGKTAAFMLPSLHRLAENEPAAPQGRTPNQEKQAASARGERPRFKPAQPKMLVLTPTRELALQVTTNTDKYSVNLRRIKAVSILGGMPYPKQMQLLSRNPEILVATPGRLIDHMESGKIDFSQLQILVLDEADRMLDMGFIDDIEKIVAATPDDRQTMLFSATLDGVVGNMARRITKNPLVIQIMQAANKHENITQRVHFVDDLSHKNRLLDHLLRDESMDQAVVFTATKRDADTIADRLNIAGFSAAALHGDMHQGARNRTLDGMRRGSVKVLVATDVAARGIDVPTITHVVNYDLPKFPEDYVHRIGRTGRAGRNGLAISLVNHAEGMNVKRIERFTKQTIPVDVVEGFEPKRSAPPRSAARPGWKPGEGRGGKPGQRSFSKPGAPREGGGGHYRSEGTPFRSEGTPFRKEGGGFRRDGDSFRREGSAAAPRSDAPRRPWGER; from the coding sequence ATGAGTTTTGAAACACTTGGTCTGAACCCGTCCATCCTGAAAGCCCTGCTCGACGCCGGTTACACCGCGCCGACGCCTGTTCAGGAGCAAGCCGTTCCGGCTGCGATCGCGGGCAAGGACCTGCTGGTTTCCTCGCAAACGGGCTCCGGCAAGACCGCGGCCTTCATGCTGCCTTCGCTGCACCGCCTGGCCGAGAACGAGCCGGCGGCGCCGCAGGGTCGTACCCCCAACCAGGAAAAGCAGGCCGCATCCGCACGCGGCGAGCGTCCCCGTTTCAAGCCAGCCCAGCCGAAGATGCTGGTGCTGACCCCGACCCGCGAGCTGGCCCTGCAGGTCACCACGAATACCGACAAATACAGCGTCAACCTGCGCCGCATCAAGGCCGTGTCGATCCTGGGCGGCATGCCTTACCCGAAGCAGATGCAACTGCTGTCGCGCAACCCTGAAATCCTGGTGGCGACGCCGGGCCGCCTGATCGACCATATGGAATCGGGCAAGATCGACTTCTCCCAGCTGCAGATCCTGGTGCTGGACGAAGCCGACCGCATGCTGGACATGGGCTTCATCGACGATATCGAGAAGATCGTCGCGGCCACGCCGGATGACCGCCAAACGATGCTGTTCTCGGCCACGCTCGATGGCGTGGTCGGCAACATGGCGCGCCGCATCACGAAGAACCCGCTGGTCATCCAGATCATGCAGGCCGCCAACAAGCACGAGAACATCACGCAGCGCGTGCACTTCGTCGACGACCTGTCGCACAAGAACCGCCTGCTGGATCACCTGCTGCGCGACGAGTCGATGGACCAGGCCGTTGTCTTCACCGCCACCAAGCGCGATGCCGACACGATCGCCGACCGCCTGAACATCGCCGGTTTCTCGGCCGCCGCACTGCATGGCGACATGCACCAGGGCGCCCGTAACCGTACGCTGGACGGCATGCGCCGCGGCAGCGTCAAGGTGCTGGTCGCAACGGACGTGGCAGCGCGCGGCATCGACGTGCCGACGATCACCCACGTCGTCAACTACGACCTGCCGAAGTTCCCGGAAGATTACGTGCACCGTATCGGTCGCACGGGCCGTGCCGGCCGCAACGGCCTGGCGATCTCGCTGGTGAACCACGCCGAAGGCATGAACGTCAAGCGCATCGAGCGTTTCACGAAGCAGACGATTCCCGTCGACGTCGTGGAAGGTTTCGAGCCGAAGCGCAGCGCGCCACCGCGTTCGGCCGCGCGTCCAGGCTGGAAGCCGGGCGAAGGCCGTGGCGGCAAGCCGGGCCAGCGCAGCTTCAGCAAGCCGGGCGCGCCGCGTGAAGGCGGCGGCGGTCACTACCGCAGCGAAGGCACGCCATTCCGCAGCGAAGGCACCCCGTTCCGCAAGGAAGGCGGCGGCTTCCGTCGCGATGGCGACAGCTTCCGCCGTGAAGGCAGCGCTGCCGCGCCCCGTTCGGACGCACCGCGTCGCCCATGGGGCGAGCGCTGA
- the fabI gene encoding enoyl-ACP reductase FabI has protein sequence MAFLQGKKILITGLLSNRSIAYGIAKACQREGAELAFTYVGDRFKDRITEFAAEFGSKLVFDCDVSSDEQIEALFADLGKEWQQLDGLVHAIGFAPREAIAGEFLDGLTRENYRIAHDISAYSFPAMAKAALPLLKEGSSLLTLSYLGAVRAIPYYNTMGLAKASLEASVRYLAENLGQKGIRSNGISAGPIKTLAASGIKDFGKLLGFAASHAPLRRNVTIEEVGNTAAFLLSDLASGITGDIIYVDGGFSHVMGLNASDYQ, from the coding sequence ATGGCTTTCTTGCAAGGCAAAAAAATCCTCATTACCGGCCTGCTGTCGAACCGCTCGATCGCATACGGCATCGCCAAGGCGTGCCAGCGCGAAGGCGCCGAGCTGGCGTTCACCTATGTGGGCGACCGCTTCAAGGACCGCATCACGGAGTTTGCCGCCGAGTTCGGCAGCAAGCTGGTGTTCGACTGCGACGTCTCCAGCGATGAGCAGATCGAGGCGCTGTTTGCCGACCTGGGCAAGGAATGGCAGCAGCTGGACGGCCTGGTGCACGCGATCGGCTTCGCGCCGCGCGAGGCGATCGCCGGCGAGTTCCTGGACGGCCTGACGCGCGAGAACTACCGCATCGCCCACGACATCTCCGCCTACAGCTTCCCGGCCATGGCCAAGGCGGCACTGCCGCTGCTGAAGGAAGGCTCGTCGCTGCTGACGCTGTCCTACCTGGGCGCCGTGCGCGCGATCCCCTACTACAACACGATGGGCCTGGCAAAGGCATCGCTGGAAGCCTCGGTGCGCTACCTGGCGGAAAACCTGGGCCAGAAGGGCATCCGCTCGAACGGCATCTCGGCCGGCCCGATCAAGACCCTGGCCGCGTCCGGCATCAAGGACTTCGGCAAGCTGCTGGGCTTCGCCGCCAGCCACGCGCCGCTGCGCCGCAACGTGACGATCGAGGAAGTGGGCAACACCGCCGCCTTCCTGCTGTCCGACCTGGCCTCCGGCATCACCGGCGACATCATCTACGTCGACGGTGGCTTCTCCCACGTGATGGGCCTGAACGCCAGCGATTACCAGTAA